The following are encoded together in the Glycine max cultivar Williams 82 chromosome 8, Glycine_max_v4.0, whole genome shotgun sequence genome:
- the LOC100781414 gene encoding plasmodesmata-located protein 6, whose translation MRNANMVLVLLFLMAIFSAMTTPSTSAIDTFIFGGCSQAKFTPGSAYENTVNSLLTSLVNSAAFANYNNFTVPASSDTVYGLFQCRGDLPNDQCSRCVSRAVTQLGTLCFASCGGALQLDGCFVKYDNTTFIGVEDKTLVSKKCGPSVGLTSDALSRREAVLAYLQTSDGVYKTFRTSGYGDFQGVAQCTGDLSPSQCQDCLSDSIQRFKTDCGPTTWAEIYLAKCYARYSEAGTRSRANNNDDSNHNDDEIEKTLAILIGLIAGVALIIVFLSFLSKVCEKHKGGK comes from the exons ATGCGAAACGCAAACATGGTTCTCGTTCTCCTTTTCCTTATGGCAATCTTCTCCGCCATGACCACTCCGTCAACCTCCGCGATCGACACCTTCATCTTCGGCGGCTGCTCCCAGGCCAAGTTCACGCCGGGTTCCGCCTACGAAAACACCGTCAACTCCCTCCTAACCTCGCTGGTCAACTCTGCGGCCTTCGCCAACTACAACAACTTCACCGTTCCAGCCTCTTCCGACACCGTCTACGGCCTCTTCCAGTGCCGTGGCGACCTCCCCAACGACCAGTGCTCGCGCTGCGTCTCGCGTGCGGTCACCCAGCTCGGCACCCTCTGCTTTGCCTCCTGCGGCGGTGCCTTGCAGCTCGACGGCTGTTTCGTCAAGTACGACAACACCACCTTCATTGGGGTTGAGGACAAGACCTTGGTCAGCAAGAAATGTGGGCCGTCCGTTGGGTTGACCTCCGATGCGCTGAGCCGGAGAGAAGCTGTGCTGGCATATTTGCAGACGTCCGATGGGGTTTACAAGACATTCAGAACGAGCGGTTATGGGGATTTCCAGGGTGTGGCGCAGTGCACCGGGGATTTGAGTCCCAGCCAGTGCCAGGATTGTCTTTCTGATTCCATCCAACGCTTCAAAACCGATTGCGGGCCCACTACCTGGGCTGAGATTTACTTGGCCAAGTGCTACGCGCGCTACTCAGAAGCTGGGACTCGCTCGCGTGCTAATAATAATg atgatagcaatcACAATGATGATGAGATCGAGAAGACACTCGCTATTTTAATTGGACTCATTGCGGGGGTTGCTCTGATCATcgttttcctttccttcttgtCCAAGGTCTGCGAAAAGCACAAAG GTGGtaaataa
- the LOC100785159 gene encoding uncharacterized protein, which translates to MALEWVVLGYVAAAEAIMVILLTIPGLEALRKGLIAVTRNLLKPFLSVVPFCLFLFMDIYWKYETRPSCEGDSCTPSEHLRHQKSIMKSQRNALLIAAALLFYWLLYSVTNLVVRIDHLNQRLERLKNRD; encoded by the coding sequence ATGGCGCTAGAGTGGGTTGTGCTAGGGTACGTCGCGGCCGCAGAGGCCATAATGGTTATTCTCCTCACCATCCCGGGCCTGGAAGCTCTCCGAAAGGGTCTGATCGCGGTGACCCGGAACCTTCTGAAGCCGTTCCTCTCGGTGGTGCCTTTCTGCCTGTTCCTTTTCATGGACATATATTGGAAGTACGAAACCAGGCCTAGCTGTGAGGGAGATTCCTGCACCCCTTCCGAGCACCTTCGCCACCAGAAATCTATCATGAAGAGCCAACGCAACGCCCTCCTCATCGCCGCCGCACTCCTCTTCTACTGGCTCCTCTACTCCGTCACCAACCTCGTCGTCAGGATCGACCACTTGAACCAGCGTCTCGAACGCTTGAAGAATCGCGATTGA
- the LOC100779271 gene encoding plant UBX domain-containing protein 2 — protein MDDVKDKVKGFMKKVNNPFSSSSSAKFKGQGRVLGSSSSTPANSNPTPRPYPNSQKPSSSSAVTNPKPSPQKTEQNKTTDKPRKDDGFDPFDSLVTNSNRSQNGYSLNVFECPICKQPFRSEEEVSAHVDGCLNNPVERGSDDGNGVSESDGGSNDTNTELEVCVGTYISGKPSEGSVDVILKLLRNIGREPENVKFRRIRMNNPKIKEAVGDVAGGVELLSFVGFELREENGETWAVMEFPSEEQIKFIQRAIVLLESQLVQQGPPKRDDLPSATSTEMGPKAETKPVDRQVKVFFAVPESVAAKIELPDSFYKLSAEEVRREAELRRKKIADSQLLIPKSLKEKQAKVSRKRYTKTIIRIQFPDGVVLQGVFAPWETTIALYEFVSSALKEPGLEFELMHPVLIQRRVIPHFPKAGENAKTIEEEDLVPSALIKFKPLETDSVVFTGLRNELLEISEPLVNG, from the exons ATGGATGACGTCAAAGACAAGGTGAAGGGCTTCATGAAGAAAGTCAACaaccctttctcttcttcctcatcTGCCAAATTCAAGGGCCAAGGTAGAGTCcttggttcttcttcttctacaccCGCTAATTCCAATCCTACCCCTCGCCCCTACCCTAATTCGCAGAAACCCTCCTCCTCTTCAGCTGTAACCAATCCCAAACCCTCGCCCCAGAAAACGGAGCAAAATAAAACCACCGATAAGCCTCGCAAAGATGATGGCTTTGACCCCTTTGATTCTTTGGTCACTAATTCCAATAGATCGCAAAATGGGTATTCGCTGAACGTGTTCGAATGCCCCATTTGTAAACAACCCTTTAGATCCGAAGAAGAGGTGTCTGCACACGTTGACGGTTGTTTGAATAACCCTGTTGAGCGTGGAAGTGATGATGGAAATGGGGTCTCAGAGAGTGATGGTGGGTCTAATGATACTAATACTGAATTGGAGGTTTGTGTTGGGACTTACATATCAGGGAAGCCATCTGAGGGATCGGTTGATGTGATCCTCAAACTGTTGAGGAATATTGGTAGGGAACCTGAGAATGTAAAGTTTAGGAGGATCAGGATGAATAATCCCAAGATTAAAGAGGCTGTTGGTGATGTTGCCGGGGGAGTTGAGTTGCTGAGTTTCGTAGGGTTTGAACTCAGGGAGGAGAATGGAGAGACATGGGCAGTGATGGAGTTTCCCTCTGAGgaacaaataaaattcattcaGAGAGCAATAGTGTTGCTGGAATCACAACTTGTACAACAAGGACCTCCTAAGAGAGACGATTTGCCGTCTGCAACTTCTACCGAGATGGGTCCAAAGGCAGAAACAAAGCCGGTTGACAGACAA GTGAAGGTCTTCTTTGCTGTCCCTGAAAGTGTTGCAGCTAAAATTGAGCTGCCAGATTCCTTCTATAAACTTTCAGCTGAAGAGGTCAGAAGAGAAGCTGaattaaggagaaaaaagaTTGCTGATTCTCAGCTTTTAATCCCCAAGTCACTTAAAGAAAAGCAAGCAAAAGTTTCCAGGAAGAGATACACAAAAACTATTATCAGGATTCAATTTCCAGATGGAGTTGTACTTCAAGGTGTATTTGCTCCATGGGAAACAACTATTGCTCTCTATGAG TTTGTCAGCTCAGCATTAAAAGAACCAGGTTTGGAATTTGAGCTAATGCATCCTGTACTTATCCAACGGCGCGTGATCCCCCATTTTCCGAAAGCAGGGGAAAATGCTAAAACAATAGAGGAAGAAGACCTAGTACCTTCTGCTCTAATTAAGTTCAAGCCTCTGGAAACAGATTCTGTTGTTTTCACCGGTCTCAGAAATGAATTGCTTGAAATCAGTGAACCACTTGTAAATGGTTAA